A section of the Candidatus Goldiibacteriota bacterium genome encodes:
- a CDS encoding TIGR01777 family oxidoreductase: MRKVVITGGTGFIGNALAHRFIKKGYEVIGVSRDPFNKKSADKHIRYVPWDEMRFEIEGAEAVINLAGAPIIKFPLNSANKKSIIESRLNAGEAVTFAVKKAEKKPKVVIQASAVGFYGSTGNEGLDENSSKGTGFLSDLCRRWEDSTAQVERMGVRRCIIRTGIVLGHGGFLNAMSLPFKFFAGGAIGSGRQYHSWIHVKDEIHAIIHLIENPDTSGIYNLTAPEPVTNREFSKMLGRVLRRPSFFRKPKFLVKIIAGELADEVLLAGQKVYPKRLLEAGFKFGFPSLETALKEIYGKKQVL, encoded by the coding sequence ATGAGAAAGGTTGTAATTACAGGGGGAACAGGTTTTATAGGAAACGCGCTTGCCCACCGTTTTATTAAAAAGGGTTATGAAGTAATTGGTGTCAGCAGGGACCCTTTTAATAAAAAAAGCGCGGACAAGCACATCCGTTATGTGCCATGGGACGAGATGCGTTTTGAAATAGAAGGGGCCGAAGCCGTAATAAACCTTGCGGGCGCACCTATAATAAAATTTCCGCTGAACAGCGCGAATAAAAAATCAATCATTGAAAGCAGGCTGAATGCCGGTGAAGCTGTTACGTTTGCCGTAAAGAAAGCTGAAAAAAAACCAAAAGTGGTTATCCAGGCTTCTGCAGTTGGCTTTTATGGTTCCACGGGTAATGAAGGCCTTGATGAAAACTCCTCGAAAGGCACAGGTTTTCTGTCCGACTTATGCCGGCGCTGGGAAGATTCAACGGCGCAGGTTGAAAGAATGGGTGTAAGGCGCTGTATTATAAGGACGGGTATAGTGCTTGGGCATGGGGGTTTTTTAAATGCCATGTCTCTGCCTTTTAAATTTTTTGCCGGGGGCGCAATCGGCAGCGGCAGGCAGTACCATTCATGGATTCATGTAAAAGACGAAATTCACGCCATAATACATTTAATAGAAAATCCGGACACATCCGGGATTTATAACCTTACAGCACCTGAACCTGTAACCAACCGTGAATTTTCAAAGATGCTTGGCAGGGTTTTAAGAAGGCCGTCTTTTTTCCGTAAACCTAAGTTTTTGGTGAAAATAATAGCAGGTGAACTTGCGGATGAAGTGCTGCTGGCAGGCCAGAAAGTTTACCCTAAAAGGCTGCTTGAAGCAGGGTTTAAGTTTGGTTTCCCGTCTCTTGAAACGGCGCTTAAAGAAATTTATGGCAAAAAGCAGGTGTTATAA